Proteins from one Cryptomeria japonica chromosome 4, Sugi_1.0, whole genome shotgun sequence genomic window:
- the LOC131063742 gene encoding proteasome subunit alpha type-4 gives MSRRYDSRTTIFSPEGRLYQVEYAMEAIGNAGAAVGILAKDGVVLAGEKRVTSKLLQTSKSTEKMYKIDDHVACAVAGIMADANILINTARVHAQRYTFAYQEPIPVEQLVQSLCDTKQGYTQFGGLRPFGVSFLFAGWDKNYGFQLCMSDPSGNYGGWKAASIGANNATAQSMLKQEYKEDMSREEAAELALKVISKSMETSVISHEKVELAEIFLTPSGVKYQVYAPDALDKLLQKANLTQPAPESS, from the coding sequence ATGTCGCGGAGGTACGATAGCAGGACAACAATCTTCTCACCGGAAGGGAGGCTGTATCAGGTTGAGTATGCGATGGAAGCCATCGGAAATGCGGGGGCGGCAGTGGGGATCCTCGCAAAGGATGGAGTAGTTCTCGCAGGGGAGAAGCGCGTGACGTCAAAGCTCCTTCAAACCTCCAAGTCCACCGAGAAAATGTACAAGATAGATGATCATGTGGCCTGCGCCGTGGCCGGAATTATGGCAGATGCCAACATCCTCATCAACACGGCTAGGGTTCATGCCCAGCGTTACACTTTTGCTTACCAAGAGCCCATTCCTGTTGAGCAGCTGGTTCAATCCCTTTGCGATACGAAGCAGGGGTACACTCAGTTTGGGGGACTTCGCCCCTTCGGGGTCTCCTTCTTGTTTGCTGGGTGGGATAAGAACTATGGCTTCCAGCTTTGCATGAGTGATCCAAGTGGCAACTACGGCGGATGGAAGGCTGCCAGCATTGGTGCCAACAACGCCACTGCGCAGTCCATGCTCAAGCAGGAATATAAGGAGGACATGTCCAGAGAAGAGGCGGCTGAGCTTGCACTTAAGGTCATCAGTAAAAGCATGGAGACCTCTGTCATCTCTCATGAGAAGGTGGAATTGGCTGAGATATTTTTAACTCCTTCTGGAGTCAAGTATCAAGTTTATGCCCCTGATGCTCTGGATAAACTGCTCCAAAAGGCCAACCTTACCCAGCCTGCACCTGAATCTTCTTGA